A region from the Aegilops tauschii subsp. strangulata cultivar AL8/78 chromosome 5, Aet v6.0, whole genome shotgun sequence genome encodes:
- the LOC109755477 gene encoding YTH domain-containing protein ECT4 isoform X2 gives MGREAVLEPGPLNLAKTPLWLRLWPPPLPSSPPPLAASRESVAAILVALSSSPSPPAPAPAPSPRVYPPLPPVLAPAHPTSNPPPPAFHLAGTSRPPPRPRPWPPVLEPSGMVYGSANAGNAQGAGLHVGMQKLSLEGKKDAAGADAAKPSGMQYGSANTGNSQTVEPHVDRSITPLLQEAMDPNFFYQPNGYPSPAYYYPSGYDGSTNEWDTRYAGHEGMEVPQSVYGDMYHGYGYAPYGPYPSGSPVPTVGHDGQSYGTQQYQYPGQYYQQPAPTNAMHGVNSANPQSELPSAAAHQAHATVVSAKVTTGTASGIANAASSLPRKQTHHHVSVTNSGSYGRGPSQGGPSASNFGHTGHRSPAQWYDGPVYSNGHQRSIASSTSYGSNSSSAKNQSHRPTTNLMGMHMHGPSSGMGLTSPSYSSRMYPDSRLYGQYGQYGNTLKAGLGFGSNVYNSRNNGQWGVVDTVKYKPRNRATFGFGSENQDGFTELNRGPRSGGFRHQKPFGPTVTIAVKGQVLPSAGKQDNSVLPDKSQFNQEGFSATYKDAKFFVIKSYSEDDVHKSIKYNVWASTPNGNKKLDAGYREAQEKSSECPVFLFFSVNTSGQFVGVAEMVGPVDFDKTVDYWQQDKWNGCFSIKWHIVKDIPNNILKHITLDNNDNKPVTNSRDTQEVKLEQGLQMLKIFKEHVSKTSILDDFAFYENRQKLMQEKRAKQQPLQGQGVDEKEKSAVNGNSAAQKQTPSKESTTPAAGEEPNASKPTTAESGGASAN, from the exons ATGGGCCGGGAAGCGGTACTTGAGCCAGGGCCTCTGAATCTCGCGAAAACCCCTCTTTGGCTGCGCctgtggcctcctcccctcccctcctctccCCCACCCCTCGCCGCCTCGCGTGAGTCTGTGGCGGCTATCCTCgttgccctctcctcctccccttcccCACCCGCACCCGCACCCGCACCCTCCCCTAGGGTTTATCCACCCCTACCACCCGTGCTCGCTCCGGCCCACCCGACCTCcaatccgccgccgcccgcgttCCACCTCGCCGGGACGTCGCGTCCCCCGCCCCGTCCTCGACCTTGGCCGCCGGTCCTCGAG CCTTCCGGGATGGTGTACGGATCTGCCAACGCCGGCAATGCGCAGGGCGCGGGGCTTCACGTGGGCATGCAGAAGCTGTCCCTGGAGGGGAAGAAGGATGCCGCCGGCGCCGACGCGGCCAAG CCCTCCGGGATGCAGTATGGGTCTGCCAACACCGGCAATTCGCAGACCGTGGAGCCGCATGTGGACAGGTCGATAACGCCCCTGCTCCAGGAGGCCATGGATCCCAACTTTTTCTACCAGCCCAATGGATATCCCTCACCAGCCTACTACTACCCTAGCG GTTATGATGGCTCGACCAATGAGTGGGACACCCGGTATGCTGGTCATGAAGGAATGGAAGTGCCCCAG AGTGTGTATGGTGACATGTACCATGGATATGGTTATGCTCCCTATGGCCCGTATCCTTCAGGTTCTCCTGTCCCAACCGTTGGGCATGACGGGCAGTCATATGGCACACAGCAATATCAGTACCCTGGTCAGTATTATCAACAGCCGGCTCCAACCAATGCGATGCATGGTGTTAACAGTGCCAATCCTCAATCTGAGCTGCCTTCCGCTGCGGCTCACCAGGCACATGCTACGGTAGTTTCAGCAAAAGTAACTACCGGGACTGCTAGTGGGATTGCAAATGCTGCCAGTTCACTACCGCGCAAGCAAACTCACCACCATGTATCAGTGACCAACAGTGGTTCATATGGAAGAGGGCCCTCGCAAGGTGGACCTTCCGCTAGCAATTTTGGTCACACTGGTCACCGTTCTCCAGCTCAGTGGTATGATGGGCCGGTCTATTCTAATGGGCATCAGAGATCAATTGCTAGTTCCACATCTTATGGTTCTAATTCATCTTCAGCAAAAAATCAGAGTCACCGTCCAACAACAAACCTCATG GgtatgcatatgcatgggccttCATCTGGGATGGGTCTGACCTCTCCTAGTTATTCTAGTAGGATGTACCCTGATAGCAGATTGTATGGTCAGTATGGTCAGTACGGGAACACACTGAAAGCTGGACTTGGTTTTGGTTCTAATGTCTATAACTCGAGAAATAATGGACAGTGGGGAGTCGTGGATACCGTCAAATACAAGCCTAGAAACCGGGCAACTTTTGGGTTTGGCAGTGAGAATCAAGATGGCTTCACTGAGCTTAACAGAGGACCAAGATCTGGTGGATTCAGACACCAAAAACCATTTGGACCTACTGTCACTATTGCTGTGAAGGGGCAGGTCCTCCCTTCAGCTGGGAAACAAGATAATAGCGTTCTTCCAGATAAGAGTCAATTTAACCAGGAAGGCTTTTCTGCAACATACAAGGATGCAAAGTTCTTCGTTATCAAATCTTACAGCGAGGATGATGTGCACAAGAGTATCAAGTACAATGTGTGGGCAAGCACTCCTAATGGAAATAAGAAGCTGGATGCTGGATACCGAGAAGCTCAGGAGAAATCCAGTGAATGCCCGGTGTTCTTATTTTTCTCT GTGAACACAAGTGGTCAATTTGTTGGTGTTGCCGAAATGGTTGGTCCTGTTGACTTTGACAAGACGGTAGATTATTGGCAACAAGACAAGTGGAATGGCTGCTTTTCAATCAAGTGGCACATCGTGAAGGATATCCCCAACAACATTCTGAAGCATATTACGTTGGACAACAATGACAATAAGCCTGTGACAAACAGCCGTGACACACAAGAG GTTAAGCTTGAGCAAGGTCTTCAAATGCTCAAGATTTTCAAGGAACATGTCAGCAAGACCTCAATTTTGGATGACTTTGCATTTTACGAGAACCGACAGAAGTTGATGCAAGAAAAGAGAGCAAAGCAACAACCGCTTCAGGGGCAG GGTGTTGATGAGAAGGAGAAGAGCGCAGTTAACGGGAATTCCGCTGCACAGAAGCAGACACCGAGCAAGGAGAGCACCACCCCTGCCGCCGGTGAAGAGCCGAACGCTTCCAAACCCACCACAGCTGAAAGCGGCGGCGCGAGTGCCAACTAG
- the LOC109755477 gene encoding YTH domain-containing protein ECT4 isoform X1, whose amino-acid sequence MGREAVLEPGPLNLAKTPLWLRLWPPPLPSSPPPLAASRESVAAILVALSSSPSPPAPAPAPSPRVYPPLPPVLAPAHPTSNPPPPAFHLAGTSRPPPRPRPWPPVLEPSGMVYGSANAGNAQGAGLHVGMQKLSLEGKKDAAGADAAKPSGMQYGSANTGNSQTVEPHVDRSITPLLQEAMDPNFFYQPNGYPSPAYYYPSGYDGSTNEWDTRYAGHEGMEVPQQSVYGDMYHGYGYAPYGPYPSGSPVPTVGHDGQSYGTQQYQYPGQYYQQPAPTNAMHGVNSANPQSELPSAAAHQAHATVVSAKVTTGTASGIANAASSLPRKQTHHHVSVTNSGSYGRGPSQGGPSASNFGHTGHRSPAQWYDGPVYSNGHQRSIASSTSYGSNSSSAKNQSHRPTTNLMGMHMHGPSSGMGLTSPSYSSRMYPDSRLYGQYGQYGNTLKAGLGFGSNVYNSRNNGQWGVVDTVKYKPRNRATFGFGSENQDGFTELNRGPRSGGFRHQKPFGPTVTIAVKGQVLPSAGKQDNSVLPDKSQFNQEGFSATYKDAKFFVIKSYSEDDVHKSIKYNVWASTPNGNKKLDAGYREAQEKSSECPVFLFFSVNTSGQFVGVAEMVGPVDFDKTVDYWQQDKWNGCFSIKWHIVKDIPNNILKHITLDNNDNKPVTNSRDTQEVKLEQGLQMLKIFKEHVSKTSILDDFAFYENRQKLMQEKRAKQQPLQGQGVDEKEKSAVNGNSAAQKQTPSKESTTPAAGEEPNASKPTTAESGGASAN is encoded by the exons ATGGGCCGGGAAGCGGTACTTGAGCCAGGGCCTCTGAATCTCGCGAAAACCCCTCTTTGGCTGCGCctgtggcctcctcccctcccctcctctccCCCACCCCTCGCCGCCTCGCGTGAGTCTGTGGCGGCTATCCTCgttgccctctcctcctccccttcccCACCCGCACCCGCACCCGCACCCTCCCCTAGGGTTTATCCACCCCTACCACCCGTGCTCGCTCCGGCCCACCCGACCTCcaatccgccgccgcccgcgttCCACCTCGCCGGGACGTCGCGTCCCCCGCCCCGTCCTCGACCTTGGCCGCCGGTCCTCGAG CCTTCCGGGATGGTGTACGGATCTGCCAACGCCGGCAATGCGCAGGGCGCGGGGCTTCACGTGGGCATGCAGAAGCTGTCCCTGGAGGGGAAGAAGGATGCCGCCGGCGCCGACGCGGCCAAG CCCTCCGGGATGCAGTATGGGTCTGCCAACACCGGCAATTCGCAGACCGTGGAGCCGCATGTGGACAGGTCGATAACGCCCCTGCTCCAGGAGGCCATGGATCCCAACTTTTTCTACCAGCCCAATGGATATCCCTCACCAGCCTACTACTACCCTAGCG GTTATGATGGCTCGACCAATGAGTGGGACACCCGGTATGCTGGTCATGAAGGAATGGAAGTGCCCCAG CAGAGTGTGTATGGTGACATGTACCATGGATATGGTTATGCTCCCTATGGCCCGTATCCTTCAGGTTCTCCTGTCCCAACCGTTGGGCATGACGGGCAGTCATATGGCACACAGCAATATCAGTACCCTGGTCAGTATTATCAACAGCCGGCTCCAACCAATGCGATGCATGGTGTTAACAGTGCCAATCCTCAATCTGAGCTGCCTTCCGCTGCGGCTCACCAGGCACATGCTACGGTAGTTTCAGCAAAAGTAACTACCGGGACTGCTAGTGGGATTGCAAATGCTGCCAGTTCACTACCGCGCAAGCAAACTCACCACCATGTATCAGTGACCAACAGTGGTTCATATGGAAGAGGGCCCTCGCAAGGTGGACCTTCCGCTAGCAATTTTGGTCACACTGGTCACCGTTCTCCAGCTCAGTGGTATGATGGGCCGGTCTATTCTAATGGGCATCAGAGATCAATTGCTAGTTCCACATCTTATGGTTCTAATTCATCTTCAGCAAAAAATCAGAGTCACCGTCCAACAACAAACCTCATG GgtatgcatatgcatgggccttCATCTGGGATGGGTCTGACCTCTCCTAGTTATTCTAGTAGGATGTACCCTGATAGCAGATTGTATGGTCAGTATGGTCAGTACGGGAACACACTGAAAGCTGGACTTGGTTTTGGTTCTAATGTCTATAACTCGAGAAATAATGGACAGTGGGGAGTCGTGGATACCGTCAAATACAAGCCTAGAAACCGGGCAACTTTTGGGTTTGGCAGTGAGAATCAAGATGGCTTCACTGAGCTTAACAGAGGACCAAGATCTGGTGGATTCAGACACCAAAAACCATTTGGACCTACTGTCACTATTGCTGTGAAGGGGCAGGTCCTCCCTTCAGCTGGGAAACAAGATAATAGCGTTCTTCCAGATAAGAGTCAATTTAACCAGGAAGGCTTTTCTGCAACATACAAGGATGCAAAGTTCTTCGTTATCAAATCTTACAGCGAGGATGATGTGCACAAGAGTATCAAGTACAATGTGTGGGCAAGCACTCCTAATGGAAATAAGAAGCTGGATGCTGGATACCGAGAAGCTCAGGAGAAATCCAGTGAATGCCCGGTGTTCTTATTTTTCTCT GTGAACACAAGTGGTCAATTTGTTGGTGTTGCCGAAATGGTTGGTCCTGTTGACTTTGACAAGACGGTAGATTATTGGCAACAAGACAAGTGGAATGGCTGCTTTTCAATCAAGTGGCACATCGTGAAGGATATCCCCAACAACATTCTGAAGCATATTACGTTGGACAACAATGACAATAAGCCTGTGACAAACAGCCGTGACACACAAGAG GTTAAGCTTGAGCAAGGTCTTCAAATGCTCAAGATTTTCAAGGAACATGTCAGCAAGACCTCAATTTTGGATGACTTTGCATTTTACGAGAACCGACAGAAGTTGATGCAAGAAAAGAGAGCAAAGCAACAACCGCTTCAGGGGCAG GGTGTTGATGAGAAGGAGAAGAGCGCAGTTAACGGGAATTCCGCTGCACAGAAGCAGACACCGAGCAAGGAGAGCACCACCCCTGCCGCCGGTGAAGAGCCGAACGCTTCCAAACCCACCACAGCTGAAAGCGGCGGCGCGAGTGCCAACTAG